Proteins encoded by one window of Archocentrus centrarchus isolate MPI-CPG fArcCen1 unplaced genomic scaffold, fArcCen1 scaffold_68_ctg1, whole genome shotgun sequence:
- the snx2 gene encoding sorting nexin-2 isoform X2, with the protein MADTARDPPPEQTDFHELEDGEELFPEPAAAHEPQPASLPAENISTNSNGPKQDLLFDDDPEDLFAEATEEVSLDSPERDVLLSDGPSPAITPITPPTSVITPRIGHTHDDMFTHSSFDEIEEEEGGDSFDIHISVSDPEKVGDGMNAYMAYKVTTKTSMSVFKHSEFSVKRRFSDFLGLHSKLASKYLHIGYIVPPAPEKSIVGMTKVKVGKEDQSSNEFVEKRRSALERYLMRTVKHPILLKDPDVLQFLESSELPRAVSTQALSSAGLLRMVNKAADAVNKMTIKMNESDAWFEEKQQHFENLDVQLRKLHTSVESLVCHRKELSVNTAQFAKSAAMLGNSEDHTALSRALSQLAEVEEKIDQLHQDQANADFYLFSELLGDYVRLLTAVKGVFDHRMKTWQKWQDSQMLLQKKREAEAKLQFTNKPDKLQQAKDEIKELEGKVQQGERDFEQISKTIRKEVSRFEKERVRDFKTIIIKYLESLVQTQQQLIKYWEAFLPEAKAIS; encoded by the exons ATGGCGGATACGGCCAGGGACCCTCCACCGGAGCAGACCGACTTCCATGAGCTGGAGGACGGGGAGGAACTGTTCCCGGAGCCGGCCGCAGCAcatgag ccACAACCAGCCAGTCTGCCTGCTGAGAACATCAGCACCAACTCAAATGGACCCAAGCAAGACCTGCTGTTTGATGACGACCCAGAGGACCTGTTCGCAG AAGCGACGGAGGAGGTTTCGTTGGACAGTCCAGAGAGAGACGTTCTGCTGTCCGACGGCCCGTCGCCCGCCATCACTCCCATCACCCCTCCCACCTCCGTCATCACTCCTCGCATTGGCCACACCCACGACGACATGTTCACACACTCCTCATTTGATGAG ATTGAAGAAGAGGAGGGCGGAGATTCTTTTGATATTCACATATCGGTGTCTGACCCTGAGAAAGTTG gTGATGGCATGAATGCATACATGGCCTACAAAGTGACGACGAAG ACCTCCATGTCTgtgtttaagcacagtgagttTTCAGTAAAAAGGCGTTTCAGTGACTTTCTGGGTCTGCACAGTAAACTggcctccaagtacctgcacaTAGGCTACATCGTCCCCCCCGCGCCAGAGAAAAGCATCGTAG GGATGACAAAGGTGAAGGTGGGAAAGGAGGACCAGTCATCCAACGAGTTTGTGGAGAAGAGGAGGTCGGCACTCGAGAG GTATCTGATGAGAACGGTGAAGCACCCCATCTTACTGAAGGATCCTGATGTTCTGCAGTTTCTGGAGAGTTCGGAG CTGCCGCGGGCTGTCAGCACTCAGGCTCTGAGCAGCGCCGGACTTCTGCGAATGGTCAACAAGGCGGCTGACGCAGTCAACAAGATGACCATCAAGATGAACGAGTCCGATGCT tggtttgaggagaaacagcagcattttgagaATCTGGACGTCCAGCTGAGGAAACTTCACACGAGTGTGGAGTCTCTGGTGTGTCACAGGAAAG AGCTGTCAGTGAACACAGCACAGTTTGCCAAGTCAGCGGCCATGTTGGGGAACAGTGAGGACCACACGGCTCTTTCTCGAGCGCTGTCCCAGCTGGCTGAGGTGGAGGAGAAGATTGATCAGCTGCACCAGGACCAGGCCAATGCTGACTTCTACCTCTTCTCCGAGCTGCTGGGTGACTACGTCCGCCTGCTCACTGCCGTGAAG GGGGTGTTTGACCACCGTATGAAGACGTGGCAGAAGTGGCAGGACAGCCAGATGTTGCTGCAGAAGAAACGGGAAGCTGAAGCCAAACTGCAGTTCACCAACAAACCCGACAAACTGCAGCAGGCCAAAGACGAGATCAAAGAG ctGGAGGGGAAAGTCCAGCAGGGCGAGAGAGACTTTGAGCAGATCTCCAAAACCATCCGCAAAGAAGTCAGCAGGTTtgag AAAGAGAGGGTGAGGGACTTTAAAACGATCATCATCAAATACCTGGAGTCTCTGGTTCAGACACAGCAGCAG ctgatAAAATACTGGGAGGCTTTCTTACCTGAAGCCAAGGCCATCTCATAG
- the snx2 gene encoding sorting nexin-2 isoform X1 yields MADTARDPPPEQTDFHELEDGEELFPEPAAAHEPQPASLPAENISTNSNGPKQDLLFDDDPEDLFAEATEEVSLDSPERDVLLSDGPSPAITPITPPTSVITPRIGHTHDDMFTHSSFDEIEEEEGGDSFDIHISVSDPEKVGDGMNAYMAYKVTTKTSMSVFKHSEFSVKRRFSDFLGLHSKLASKYLHIGYIVPPAPEKSIVGMTKVKVGKEDQSSNEFVEKRRSALERYLMRTVKHPILLKDPDVLQFLESSELPRAVSTQALSSAGLLRMVNKAADAVNKMTIKMNESDAWFEEKQQHFENLDVQLRKLHTSVESLVCHRKELSVNTAQFAKSAAMLGNSEDHTALSRALSQLAEVEEKIDQLHQDQANADFYLFSELLGDYVRLLTAVKGVFDHRMKTWQKWQDSQMLLQKKREAEAKLQFTNKPDKLQQAKDEIKEEIEELEGKVQQGERDFEQISKTIRKEVSRFEKERVRDFKTIIIKYLESLVQTQQQLIKYWEAFLPEAKAIS; encoded by the exons ATGGCGGATACGGCCAGGGACCCTCCACCGGAGCAGACCGACTTCCATGAGCTGGAGGACGGGGAGGAACTGTTCCCGGAGCCGGCCGCAGCAcatgag ccACAACCAGCCAGTCTGCCTGCTGAGAACATCAGCACCAACTCAAATGGACCCAAGCAAGACCTGCTGTTTGATGACGACCCAGAGGACCTGTTCGCAG AAGCGACGGAGGAGGTTTCGTTGGACAGTCCAGAGAGAGACGTTCTGCTGTCCGACGGCCCGTCGCCCGCCATCACTCCCATCACCCCTCCCACCTCCGTCATCACTCCTCGCATTGGCCACACCCACGACGACATGTTCACACACTCCTCATTTGATGAG ATTGAAGAAGAGGAGGGCGGAGATTCTTTTGATATTCACATATCGGTGTCTGACCCTGAGAAAGTTG gTGATGGCATGAATGCATACATGGCCTACAAAGTGACGACGAAG ACCTCCATGTCTgtgtttaagcacagtgagttTTCAGTAAAAAGGCGTTTCAGTGACTTTCTGGGTCTGCACAGTAAACTggcctccaagtacctgcacaTAGGCTACATCGTCCCCCCCGCGCCAGAGAAAAGCATCGTAG GGATGACAAAGGTGAAGGTGGGAAAGGAGGACCAGTCATCCAACGAGTTTGTGGAGAAGAGGAGGTCGGCACTCGAGAG GTATCTGATGAGAACGGTGAAGCACCCCATCTTACTGAAGGATCCTGATGTTCTGCAGTTTCTGGAGAGTTCGGAG CTGCCGCGGGCTGTCAGCACTCAGGCTCTGAGCAGCGCCGGACTTCTGCGAATGGTCAACAAGGCGGCTGACGCAGTCAACAAGATGACCATCAAGATGAACGAGTCCGATGCT tggtttgaggagaaacagcagcattttgagaATCTGGACGTCCAGCTGAGGAAACTTCACACGAGTGTGGAGTCTCTGGTGTGTCACAGGAAAG AGCTGTCAGTGAACACAGCACAGTTTGCCAAGTCAGCGGCCATGTTGGGGAACAGTGAGGACCACACGGCTCTTTCTCGAGCGCTGTCCCAGCTGGCTGAGGTGGAGGAGAAGATTGATCAGCTGCACCAGGACCAGGCCAATGCTGACTTCTACCTCTTCTCCGAGCTGCTGGGTGACTACGTCCGCCTGCTCACTGCCGTGAAG GGGGTGTTTGACCACCGTATGAAGACGTGGCAGAAGTGGCAGGACAGCCAGATGTTGCTGCAGAAGAAACGGGAAGCTGAAGCCAAACTGCAGTTCACCAACAAACCCGACAAACTGCAGCAGGCCAAAGACGAGATCAAAGAG GAGATTGAGGAG ctGGAGGGGAAAGTCCAGCAGGGCGAGAGAGACTTTGAGCAGATCTCCAAAACCATCCGCAAAGAAGTCAGCAGGTTtgag AAAGAGAGGGTGAGGGACTTTAAAACGATCATCATCAAATACCTGGAGTCTCTGGTTCAGACACAGCAGCAG ctgatAAAATACTGGGAGGCTTTCTTACCTGAAGCCAAGGCCATCTCATAG